From Saccharothrix espanaensis DSM 44229, the proteins below share one genomic window:
- a CDS encoding MBL fold metallo-hydrolase — protein sequence MEWTEPGVFEVAPGVHRIPLPLPNDGLRTVNAYAIEDGSGLVLVDSGWALAEAETALESALAALGRDFSDIRRFLVTHVHRDHYTMAISLRRRFGTRVALGLGEQPSLNRVLARSRDERFADLVSWGASELVPKWRAAWSAVRDEELDYEEPDEWLTESDLGLEKRVLHVLPTPGHTRGHVVFVDSESSLLFAGDHVLPHITPSIGFEPVRPELPLGDYLDSLRLVRSYPDLRLLPAHGPVTDSSHARVDELLAHHEERLAASLAAIGAGTSTAHETARRLGWTRRQRRFAELDLFNQVLATGETAAHLDVLVRRGLLTAVDADGVRRYSA from the coding sequence ATGGAGTGGACCGAACCCGGAGTCTTCGAGGTCGCGCCCGGTGTGCACCGGATTCCGCTGCCGCTGCCGAACGACGGGCTGCGCACCGTCAACGCCTACGCGATCGAGGACGGCTCCGGGCTCGTCCTGGTCGACTCCGGGTGGGCCCTCGCCGAGGCGGAGACCGCCCTGGAGTCGGCGCTGGCCGCGCTGGGCCGCGACTTCTCCGACATCCGCCGGTTCCTGGTCACCCACGTGCACCGGGACCACTACACGATGGCGATCAGCCTGCGCCGCCGGTTCGGCACCCGGGTCGCGCTCGGCCTGGGCGAGCAGCCGTCGCTGAACAGGGTGCTCGCCCGCTCCCGGGACGAGCGGTTCGCCGACCTCGTCTCGTGGGGCGCGAGCGAGCTGGTGCCGAAGTGGCGGGCGGCGTGGTCGGCGGTGCGGGACGAGGAACTCGACTACGAGGAGCCCGACGAGTGGCTCACCGAGAGCGACCTCGGGCTGGAGAAGCGCGTCCTGCACGTCCTGCCGACGCCTGGCCACACCCGCGGGCACGTGGTGTTCGTGGACTCCGAGTCGTCGCTGCTGTTCGCCGGCGACCACGTGCTGCCGCACATCACGCCGTCCATCGGGTTCGAGCCGGTCCGGCCGGAACTCCCGCTGGGCGACTACCTGGACTCGCTGCGCCTGGTCCGCTCCTACCCGGACCTGCGGCTGCTGCCCGCGCACGGCCCGGTGACCGACTCCAGCCACGCCCGGGTGGACGAACTGCTCGCCCACCACGAGGAGCGGCTGGCCGCCTCGCTGGCCGCGATCGGCGCGGGCACCTCCACCGCCCACGAGACCGCCCGCCGGCTCGGCTGGACCCGCCGGCAGCGCCGGTTCGCCGAGCTCGACCTGTTCAACCAGGTGCTGGCGACCGGCGAGACCGCCGCCCACCTCGACGTGCTGGTCCGGCGCGGCCTGCTGACCGCCGTCGACGCCGACGGGGTGCGGCGCTACTCGGCCTGA
- a CDS encoding GNAT family N-acetyltransferase, whose amino-acid sequence MASDVDVTVSDNPAESRFEVFLDGEPGGFAEYALEPGRITFTHTEVAIEGKGLGSRLVKHALLAARERGLAVVPQCPFVAGYLDKHPELAEVTGK is encoded by the coding sequence GTGGCATCCGACGTGGACGTGACCGTGTCCGACAACCCCGCCGAGTCGCGCTTCGAGGTCTTCCTCGACGGCGAGCCGGGCGGGTTCGCCGAGTACGCCCTGGAACCCGGCCGCATCACCTTCACCCACACCGAGGTGGCGATCGAGGGCAAGGGCCTGGGCAGCAGGCTGGTGAAGCACGCGTTGCTGGCGGCGCGCGAACGCGGCCTCGCCGTGGTCCCGCAGTGCCCGTTCGTGGCCGGCTACCTGGACAAGCACCCTGAACTGGCCGAGGTTACCGGGAAGTAG
- a CDS encoding UvrD-helicase domain-containing protein, whose protein sequence is MTTGELSTEQETIASLYARLDLERAAAKAELAAALLDPHERRWHREVAVRTLSDQVSRLTVADQGLCFGRTDHADGHRTYIGRVGLLDPADDYRPLLTDWRAPIARPFYTATGAHPEGLVRRRHFRTRGRCLESFHDDELRFDGTTLLAALNAPRSDTMRDIVATIQAEQDEVIRLDHRGVLVIEGGPGTGKTAVALHRVAYLLYTQRDRLSRQGVLVVGPNPGFVDYIGDVLPSLGETDVVFATPGELFPGVRTTREDTPELQGLKGGRSAVALVREAVADRQELPDEPLPVELEDVTVFVDAAVAAVARDRARTCGLRHNEARQVFRDALADVLVAPALTLIGEDWPELAVDVRRELAGSADLTGVVDALWPALTARTLLADLYEGRCFALGYPELHREDGRGWTVSDVPLLDEAAELLGTSGEAERVAERDRALEVEYARGVLEVIDTDEAMHEDELRAVDLVDAEWLADRHEAPDHRTLAERAAGDREWTYGHVVVDEAQELSEMDWRVLMRRSPNRSMTIVGDLAQRQADAGARSWEALLAPYVRTRWVYRRLTVNYRTPAAIMRYAAPALAEVDPAAELPTSVRRGEPPVEMLVDDLAVVSRLVAGPGTFAVISVDGPLTPRASKGLEFDTVVVVEPERMTAAERYVALTRATRHLVVVRRT, encoded by the coding sequence GTGACCACAGGGGAATTGTCCACGGAACAGGAAACAATCGCTTCGCTCTACGCGCGGCTCGATCTGGAGCGGGCCGCCGCGAAGGCCGAACTGGCTGCCGCCCTGCTCGACCCGCACGAGCGGCGGTGGCACCGCGAAGTCGCCGTCCGGACGCTGTCCGACCAGGTCAGCCGCCTGACCGTGGCCGACCAGGGGCTGTGCTTCGGGCGCACCGACCACGCCGACGGGCACCGCACCTACATCGGCCGGGTGGGCCTGCTCGACCCGGCCGACGATTACCGGCCGCTGCTCACCGACTGGCGCGCGCCGATCGCCCGACCGTTCTACACCGCCACCGGCGCACACCCGGAAGGACTCGTCCGGCGGAGGCATTTCCGCACCCGCGGACGGTGCTTGGAAAGCTTCCACGACGACGAACTCCGGTTCGACGGGACGACCCTGCTGGCCGCGCTGAACGCTCCCCGCTCGGACACCATGCGGGACATCGTGGCCACCATCCAGGCCGAGCAGGACGAGGTCATCCGGCTCGACCACCGGGGCGTGCTGGTGATCGAGGGCGGGCCCGGCACCGGCAAGACCGCCGTCGCCCTGCACCGCGTCGCCTACCTGCTCTACACCCAGCGGGACCGGCTGTCCCGGCAGGGCGTGCTGGTCGTCGGGCCCAACCCGGGCTTCGTGGACTACATCGGCGACGTGCTGCCGTCGCTGGGCGAGACCGACGTGGTGTTCGCGACCCCGGGCGAGCTGTTCCCCGGCGTCCGGACCACCCGCGAGGACACCCCGGAGTTGCAGGGCCTCAAGGGCGGGCGCTCGGCCGTCGCGCTGGTGCGCGAGGCGGTGGCCGACCGCCAGGAGCTGCCCGACGAGCCGCTGCCGGTCGAGCTGGAGGACGTGACCGTCTTCGTGGACGCCGCCGTCGCGGCGGTCGCCCGTGACCGGGCCCGGACCTGCGGGCTGCGGCACAACGAGGCCCGCCAGGTGTTCCGCGACGCGCTGGCCGACGTGCTCGTGGCGCCCGCGCTGACCCTGATCGGCGAGGACTGGCCGGAGCTCGCCGTCGACGTCCGGCGCGAGCTGGCGGGCAGCGCCGACCTGACCGGGGTCGTCGACGCCCTGTGGCCGGCGCTGACCGCGCGGACCCTGCTGGCCGACCTGTACGAGGGCCGGTGCTTCGCGCTCGGCTACCCGGAGCTGCACCGGGAGGACGGTCGCGGGTGGACGGTCTCCGACGTGCCGCTGCTGGACGAGGCCGCCGAGCTGCTCGGCACGTCCGGTGAGGCGGAGCGGGTCGCCGAGCGGGACCGCGCGCTGGAGGTGGAGTACGCCAGGGGGGTGCTGGAGGTGATCGACACCGACGAGGCGATGCACGAGGACGAGCTGCGGGCCGTCGACCTGGTCGACGCCGAGTGGCTGGCCGACCGGCACGAGGCCCCCGACCACCGCACGCTCGCCGAGCGCGCGGCGGGCGACCGCGAGTGGACCTACGGGCACGTCGTGGTGGACGAGGCCCAGGAGCTGTCCGAGATGGACTGGCGGGTGCTGATGCGGCGCAGCCCCAACCGGTCCATGACCATCGTCGGCGACCTCGCGCAGCGGCAGGCCGACGCCGGCGCGCGGTCCTGGGAGGCGCTGCTCGCGCCGTACGTCCGCACCCGGTGGGTGTACCGCCGGCTGACGGTCAACTACCGGACCCCGGCGGCGATCATGCGCTACGCCGCCCCGGCGCTGGCCGAGGTCGACCCGGCCGCCGAGCTGCCCACCTCGGTGCGCCGCGGCGAGCCGCCGGTGGAGATGCTGGTCGACGACCTGGCGGTGGTGTCCCGGCTGGTCGCCGGGCCCGGGACGTTCGCGGTGATCTCGGTGGACGGGCCGCTGACGCCGCGGGCGTCGAAGGGGCTGGAGTTCGACACCGTCGTGGTGGTCGAGCCCGAGCGGATGACGGCGGCCGAGCGGTACGTGGCGCTGACCCGGGCCACCCGGCACCTGGTCGTGGTGCGCCGGACCTGA
- a CDS encoding alpha/beta fold hydrolase, whose product MSAATSSDGTAIGCTRTGSGPALVLVDAATCHRAAGPMPALADALASRFTVYTYDRRGRGESGDTPPYAITREVEDLAAVIALAGGSAFVHGFSSGAVLALHAAAQGLPIRALSLLEPPYDESPAVDEELAAALTGLIGQGRRGDAVEHFQAAIGVPAELVAGMRRSPGWPALEALAHTLAYDLLITGTPVDLGAVRVPVLVVDSAGTDARLRAWADGVAARLPAAARRTLPGEWHGVAPEVLAPVLAEHFGQAE is encoded by the coding sequence ATGTCCGCAGCGACCTCGTCCGACGGCACCGCGATCGGCTGCACCCGCACCGGCTCCGGGCCCGCGCTGGTCCTGGTCGACGCGGCGACCTGCCACCGCGCGGCCGGCCCGATGCCGGCCCTGGCGGACGCGCTGGCCTCCCGGTTCACCGTCTACACCTACGACCGGCGCGGCCGCGGCGAGAGCGGCGACACGCCGCCGTACGCGATCACCCGCGAGGTGGAGGACCTGGCGGCGGTGATCGCGCTGGCGGGCGGATCGGCGTTCGTGCACGGCTTCTCCTCCGGCGCGGTGCTCGCCCTGCACGCCGCCGCGCAGGGCCTGCCGATCCGGGCGCTGTCGCTGCTGGAACCGCCGTACGACGAGTCGCCGGCGGTGGACGAGGAGCTGGCCGCCGCGCTCACCGGGCTGATCGGGCAGGGCCGGCGCGGCGACGCCGTCGAGCACTTCCAGGCGGCGATCGGCGTGCCGGCGGAGCTGGTCGCCGGGATGCGGCGGTCACCGGGGTGGCCGGCGCTGGAGGCGTTGGCGCACACCCTCGCCTACGACCTGCTGATCACCGGGACCCCGGTCGACCTGGGCGCGGTCCGCGTGCCGGTGCTGGTCGTGGACAGCGCGGGCACGGACGCGCGGCTGCGCGCGTGGGCGGACGGGGTGGCCGCCCGGCTGCCGGCCGCGGCCCGCCGCACGCTGCCCGGCGAGTGGCACGGCGTCGCGCCCGAGGTGCTGGCCCCCGTCCTGGCCGAGCACTTCGGTCAGGCCGAGTAG
- a CDS encoding ABC transporter ATP-binding protein → MTTRLHAENLTLAYDERLVAAALDVEIPDGSFTVIVGPNACGKSTVLKALARMLKPRAGTVYLDGQAISAYRSKEVARRLGLLPQTSIAPGGITVGELVARGRYPHQRLLRQWSVQDEETTSRAMRLTNVQDLADRLVDELSGGQRQRVWLAMVLAQETPILLLDEPTTFLDIAHQIEVLDLCADLHEDGGHTLVAVLHDLNQACRYATHLIAMKPGEGVVAQGRPGDIVTAELVEDVFGLPCRVIADPETETPLIVPLRRRRVPVAG, encoded by the coding sequence ATGACGACCCGCCTGCACGCGGAGAACCTCACACTGGCCTACGACGAGCGCCTGGTGGCCGCCGCGCTCGACGTGGAGATCCCGGACGGGTCGTTCACCGTGATCGTCGGACCCAACGCGTGCGGCAAGTCCACCGTGCTCAAGGCGTTGGCGCGGATGCTCAAGCCGCGCGCCGGCACCGTCTACCTGGACGGCCAGGCGATCTCGGCCTACCGCTCCAAGGAGGTCGCCCGCCGGCTCGGCCTGCTCCCGCAGACCTCCATCGCGCCCGGCGGCATCACCGTCGGCGAGCTGGTCGCCCGCGGCCGGTACCCGCACCAGCGGCTGCTGCGCCAGTGGTCGGTGCAGGACGAGGAGACCACCTCGCGGGCCATGCGGCTGACCAACGTGCAGGACCTGGCCGACCGTTTGGTGGACGAACTGTCCGGCGGTCAGCGGCAGCGGGTGTGGCTGGCCATGGTGCTGGCCCAGGAGACGCCGATCCTGCTGCTCGACGAGCCGACCACGTTCCTCGACATCGCGCACCAGATCGAGGTGCTCGACCTGTGCGCGGACCTGCACGAGGACGGCGGGCACACGCTCGTCGCCGTGCTGCACGACCTGAACCAGGCCTGCCGCTACGCCACCCACCTGATCGCGATGAAGCCCGGCGAGGGGGTGGTCGCGCAGGGCCGGCCCGGCGACATCGTGACCGCGGAACTGGTCGAGGACGTGTTCGGACTGCCCTGCCGGGTCATCGCGGACCCGGAGACCGAGACCCCGCTGATCGTGCCGCTGCGCCGCCGGCGGGTGCCGGTCGCCGGCTGA
- a CDS encoding ABC transporter substrate-binding protein: MTVEHEYGRTEVEAAPAKVVTLGLSDQDSVLALGVKPVGVVDWSKERPYGNWPWTKDLWGGAQPEIVGERGPSSTTGRHRHRGDRRSVPDVAAGP; encoded by the coding sequence GTGACCGTCGAGCACGAGTACGGCCGGACGGAGGTCGAGGCCGCGCCGGCCAAGGTGGTCACGCTCGGCCTGTCCGACCAGGACTCGGTGCTCGCACTGGGCGTCAAGCCGGTCGGTGTCGTGGACTGGTCCAAGGAGCGCCCGTACGGCAACTGGCCTTGGACCAAGGACCTCTGGGGCGGCGCGCAGCCGGAGATCGTCGGCGAGCGCGGGCCTTCGTCGACCACCGGTCGGCATCGCCACCGGGGCGATCGGCGGTCTGTACCTGATGTGGCTGCTGGCCCATGA